One window from the genome of Cryptomeria japonica chromosome 6, Sugi_1.0, whole genome shotgun sequence encodes:
- the LOC131071806 gene encoding uncharacterized protein LOC131071806 produces the protein MGDGNSSNTQKRRVCFSFAAYAKNVIDHLSRCQVPIARGLTDVEFERIENNFGFSFPPDLRSILQEGLPVGVGFPNWRSGAPQQLKMLLDLPLAGLCNEVSKGRFWWKDWGSQPSDTEQALKVAKTYFAKAPLMVPIYSHCYIPCSPNLAGNPVFFVYKKDIFYCGYDVADFFEREAFIPHNFKSTIDQEFDSDRAARRRELIQEPDMKSNQVNNKSNAAMAEKWEEFKRRPEFSVRNSLPKISTRKKEVPGRKSVSEERVIERPEPLIRSAGNSPRAGQARIISRYKYFHDAPLSNNVLNKFTIRAPAWVAKAARRIDFWSDLVENKASMNVAPPEGLFSSTKVDVEIAKSTEKKDSASQKNNVSKIWLKGYLGDIGSRLRSAGWKEDEISDMINPPASYIQLFKGSERQNFMESLAYHVDLLSVSLRKAGWSAKDIFESLDFHSKQRKLPPHLAAKIGQIAEYLAKA, from the coding sequence ATGGGGGATGGCAATAGCAGTAATACCCAGAAACGGAGGGtgtgcttttcctttgcagccTATGCCAAGAATGTAATCGATCATTTGAGCAGGTGCCAGGTTCCAATCGCGAGAGGTCTCACGGACGTGGAATTTGAAAGGATCGAGAACAACTTTGGCTTCAGCTTCCCTCCGGATTTGCGATCCATTCTTCAGGAAGGGCTCCCTGTTGGAGTGGGGTTCCCAAATTGGAGATCGGGGGCACCGCAGCAGCTGAAAATGTTGTTGGATCTTCCCTTGGCGGGGCTTTGCAATGAAGTTTCCAAAGGGAGGTTCTGGTGGAAAGATTGGGGCTCTCAGCCTTCCGATACTGAACAGGCTTTAAAAGTAGCCAAAACCTACTTTGCCAAAGCACCACTTATGGTGCCTATTTACAGCCACTGCTACATTCCCTGTTCTCCAAATCTGGCAGGAAACCCTGTGTTTTTTGTGTACAAGAAAGATATCTTCTACTGCGGCTATGACGTAGCCGATTTCTTTGAGCGGGAGGCCTTCATACCTCATAATTTCAAGTCTACAATAGATCAGGAGTTCGACTCTGATAGGGCTGCGAGACGCCGGGAGCTAATTCAAGAACCGGATATGAAAAGCAACCAGGTAAATAATAAAAGCAATGCCGCCATGGCGGAAAAATGGGAGGAATTCAAGCGGAGGCCCGAATTTTCGGTAAGGAACTCCTTGCCTAAAATTTCTACACGGAAGAAAGAGGTTCCGGGCAGAAAATCTGTGAGCGAAGAAAGGGTTATTGAGCGCCCCGAACCTCTGATAAGAAGTGCAGGCAATTCGCCTAGGGCAGGGCAAGCCAGAATTATTTCAAGATACAAGTATTTTCATGACGCACCGCTTTCCAACAATGTGCTGAACAAGTTCACCATTCGAGCCCCTGCCTGGGTTGCCAAAGCTGCCCGAAGAATAGACTTCTGGAGCGACCTTGTGGAGAACAAGGCCTCCATGAACGTCGCCCCTCCTGAGGGCCTCTTTTCTTCTACCAAAGTGGATGTAGAGATCGCCAAATCCACGGAGAAAAAAGACAGCGCCTCTCAGAAGAATAATGTAAGCAAAATATGGCTTAAAGGCTACTTAGGAGACATCGGCTCCAGGTTGAGAAGTGCAGGATGGAAGGAGGACGAGATCTCTGATATGATAAACCCTCCGGCGTCTTATATTCAGCTATTTAAAGGCTCTGAAAGGCAAAATTTCATGGAAAGCTTGGCATATCATGTGGATTTACTCTCTGTGTCTCTCAGAAAGGCCGGCTGGAGCGCCAAGGACATTTTCGAATCTCTCGATTTTCATTCAAAGCAGCGAAAGTTACCGCCTCATCTGGCTGCCAAAATTGGTCAAATTGCAGAATATTTGGCCAAGGCTTGA